The Euphorbia lathyris chromosome 2, ddEupLath1.1, whole genome shotgun sequence genome includes a window with the following:
- the LOC136217372 gene encoding uncharacterized protein isoform X1 yields the protein MTMKLSTELDLDSFLSLHSGSDEDSTSVPHRTLDEILNQSDSSTSPSPPSSPLSLQLHHRRLSDLPLPQSDAVSDDSTESLKLTHSQLFPDNRANSFARVNSAGFSGDPIWRVPSSSRPLPSLFGVVRSNAKPGAALAAAAAASRSVPTPHAAAIKSRRAVTLKKALDTGELSSLLGDDNETVSNSSTGDSNGIVIERTRSNGKLAEEDDNVGDFQSAVDNEVSIRKTNLESTSEVFSNKGLDGELEAPHEIEELRPTSDEQDLLNTVTSTSSQNVSLDFDASSTNVGLSERKNEVILAVSDDVDSNFLYLNDSCKIGATASSGDHDDGKIQVHSTMVSLAEADNLEDGMGSFKDDETGLAAAVDDETSSLSDIAELVEERIGQLESERISKRAEKKHRPTMKPLELAEELEKKQASTGLHWEEGAAAQPMKLEGVRRGSTTLGYFDIDVSNTITRTIGSQAFRRDHGSPQVLAVHPNYIAVGMSKGVIVVVPSRYSPYNVDNMDAKMLILGLQGDRSHALVTSMCFNQQGDLLLAGYGDGHITVWDVQRATAVKVITGDHTAPVVHALFLGQDSQVTRQFKAVTGDSKGLVLLHAFSVVPLLNRFTIKTTCLLDGQKTGTVLSASPLLFDESFGAALSSSQGNTSLTSGSISNMMGGVVGGDAGWKLFSEGSSVIEEGVVILVTHQTALVVRLTPTLKVYAQLSKPDGVREGSMPYTAWKCTMQSCSSSSENATVDAAEHVSFLAIAWDRKVQVAKLVKSELKIYGTWSVDSAAIGVVWLDAHMLVVLTLTGQLYLFAKDGTIIHQTSVAVDGSGGDDLVAYHTHFMNIYGNPEKAYHNCLAIRGASLYILGPMHLIVSRLLPWKERIQVLRRAGDWMGALNMSMTLYDGQAHGVIDLPRSVDAVQETVMPYLVELLLSYVEEVFSYISVAFCNQIGKVEQDDLKSGSSSVRSEIKEQFSRVGGVAVEFCVHIKRTDILFDEIFSKFVAIQHRDTFLELLEPYILKDMLGSLPPEIMQALVEHYSSKGWLQRVEQCVLHMDISSLDFNQVVRLCREHGLYGALVYLFNKGLDDFRAPLEELLIVSRNSAKESAAALGYRMLVYLKYCFSGLAFPPGHGALSAKRLPSVRTELIQFLLENSSAPNSLVASRLSARGMYLNLYHLLELDTEATLDVLRLAFLDEGNPAPQGSSNFSANVHMETEQENATLFEVENFLAQDTIDALVKIIEVDVSEAAETATADDDTGSVEAWPSKKDMGNVFEFIADHVARRKAHVPSSVLSKILEYLTSDRIFSASNPEHVVKTLKQREKQMLALLEVVPETEWNSTYVLDLCEKASFHQVCGFIYTIRSQYVAALDSYMKDVDEPIHTFCYINNTLQQLSITEQKSFLSAIMSRIPELVVLCREGTFLLVIDHFSSYTAQILSELHSHPKSLFLYLKTVIEVYLSGTLDFSGLNKDDILDTFSGRKVKQELTGLQAYLERISEFPKFIRNNPVHVTDDMIELYMELLCQYERNSVLKFLETFDSYRVEHCLRLCQEYGITDAAAFLLERVGDVGSALLLIITALNDKFPDLDTAVENVISTMALHGSTGIDLYNTVSQRIEVDDIRNILNACIGLCQRNTPRLQPEESETLWFRLLDSFCSPLMDSYADKRLSKGDNHVGKLDGTLGDQANEDAVIKWKISKSHKGAHILRKLFSQFIKEIVEGMIGYVRLPTIMSKLLSDNGSQEFGDFKITILGMLGTYGFERRILDTAKSLIEDDSFYTMSLLKKGASHGYAPRSLMCCICTCLLTKDSPSFQIRIFNCGHATHLQCEYESESSKGSLSGCPLCMPKKNTQRPRNKSVQPENGLVNKVPSRYKRAQGTATLHPYEDSLDSSYGLQHISRFEILTSLQKDRRLVQIENIPQLRLAPPAVYHERIKKGHELLAGESSSSIAKVEKSSKARASSRRFQFKSSIFGKERTSRR from the exons ATGACTATGAAACTCTCCACTGAACTTGACCTAGACTCCTTCCTCAGTTTGCACTCCGGCTCCGACGAAGATTCCACATCTGTTCCTCACCGCACGCTCGACGAGATTCTCAACCAGTCTGATTCTTCCACTTCACCTTCCCCTCCATCTTCCCCATTATCTCTGCAACTCCACCACCGTCGACTTTCTGATCTTCCTCTTCCCCAATCTGATGCTGTTTCGGACGATTCCACAGAATCCCTAAAGCTCACTCACTCTCAACTTTTTCCGGATAATCGCGCCAATTCCTTTGCCAGGGTTAATTCCGCTGGGTTTTCCGGGGATCCGATATGGAGGGTTCCTTCCTCTTCGAGACCATTGCCGTCTTTGTTCGGTGTGGTGAGATCGAATGCGAAGCCAGGTGCTGCTCTTGCAGCAGCTGCTGCAGCATCTCGATCAGTCCCTACCCCGCATGCTGCTGCGATCAAGTCCAGGAGAGCGGTCACTCTCAAGAAGGCTTTGGATACTGGAGAATTGAGTTCCCTTCTTGGTGATGATAATGAGACAGTTTCAAATTCATCCACTGGAGACTCTAATGGAATTGTTATTGAGAGAACTAGGTCAAATGGTAAATTGGCGGAGGAAGATGATAACGTTGGTGATTTTCAATCAGCTGTAGATAATGAAGTTTctataagaaaaacaaatttaGAGAGTACGAGTGAGGTTTTTTCTAATAAAGGTTTGGATGGTGAATTAGAAGCTCCACATGAAATTGAGGAACTGAGGCCCACTAGCGACGAGCAAGATCTGTTAAATACCGTTACATCAACTTCCAGTCAGAATGTTAGCTTGGATTTTGATGCTAGCTCGACAAATGTGGGTTTGAGTGAGAGAAAAAATGAAGTGATTTTAGCTGTTTCTGATGATGTCGATTCAAATTTTTTGTATTTGAATGATTCCTGTAAAATAGGTGCTACGGCCTCTTCTGGGGATCATGATGATGGGAAGATCCAGGTTCATTCCACAATGGTGTCCTTAGCAGAGGCAGATAATTTGGAGGACGGTATGGGGAGCTTTAAAGATGACGAGACAGGTCTTGCTGCTGCTGTTGATGACGAGACAAGTTCATTAAGTGACATTGCTGAGCTTGTGGAAGAGAGAATTGGGCAGCTGGAGAGTGAAAGGATTAGTAAAAGAGCCGAGAAGAAGCATAGGCCCACTATGAAGCCTCTTGAATTGGCAGAAGAACTTGAGAAAAAACAGGCTTCTACTGGTTTGCATTGGGAGGAGGGTGCAGCCGCTCAGCCAATGAAGCTTGAGGGTGTTCGTAGGGGGTCTACCACTTTGGGATATTTTGACATTGATGTTAGCAATACCATTACAAGGACTATTGGATCACAAGCATTTAGGCGAGATCATGGTTCCCCACAAGTCCTGGCAGTTCATCCTAACTACATTGCAGTGGGAATGTCAAAAGGTGTCATAGTAGTTGTCCCAAGTAGATACTCTCCTTATAATGTTGACAACATGGATGCAAAG ATGCTAATACTTGGTCTGCAAGGAGATAGATCACATGCACTTGTAACTTCCATGTGCTTCAATCAACAAGGTGACCTGCTCTTGGCTGGATACGGAGATGGTCACATTACTGTTTGGGATGTCCAGAGAGCAACAGCAGTGAAAGTTATAACAGGGGACCATACAGCACCAGTAGTACATGCATTATTCCTTGGCCAGGATTCTCAAGTTACTCGCCAATTTAAAGCAGTTACTGGTGATAGTAAGGGTCTGGTTCTTTTACATGCCTTCTCCGTAGTTCCCTTGCTTAACAGGTTCACCATCAAAACAACG TGTCTTCTTGATGGACAAAAAACCGGCACTGTACTATCAGCTTCACCCCTCCTTTTTGATGAATCGTTCGGAGCTGCTTTGTCATCATCACAGGGAAATACTTCACTTACATCAGGCAGCATTAGTAACATGATGGGAGGAGTAGTTGGAGGAGATGCAGGATGGAAACTATTCAGTGAGGGCTCTTCTGTGATTGAAGAAGGTGTGGTCATACTCGTCACCCATCAAACTGCTCTGGTG GTTAGGCTTACTCCCACTTTAAAAGTCTATGCACAACTCTCCAAACCAGATGGAGTTCGGGAGGGTTCCATGCCGTACACTGCATGGAAATGCACTATGCAATCATGCAGTTCATCATCAG AAAATGCTACTGTGGATGCAGCAGAGCATGTTTCATTTCTTGCAATTGCATGGGACCGGAAAGTTCAAGTTGCAAAGTTGGTCAAATCAGAATTGAAAATATATGGAACTTGGTCAGTGGACAGTGCAGCCATAGGTGTGGTTTGGTTGGATGCTCAT ATGCTGGTGGTCCTTACGTTGACTGGACAGCTTTATTTGTTTGCCAAGGATGGTACCATAATTCACCAGACTAGCGTAGCTGTTGATGGCTCAGGAGGTGATGATCTTGTTGCATATCATACCCACTTCATGAATATTTATGGGAATCCGGAGAAAGCCTATCACAATTGTCTAGCAATAAGAGGAGCTTCTTTATACATACTTGGACCAATGCATCTTATAGTTTCACGTCTTCTCCCATGGAAGGAACGGATACAAGTTCTTCGAAGAGCAGGGGATTGGATGGGTGCCTTGAATATGTCTATGACACTTTATGATGGCCAAGCTCATGGTGTTATTGACCTTCCGAGATCTGTAGATGCCGTACAAGAAACTGTAATGCCCTATCTGGTAGAGTTGTTATTGTCATATGTAGAGGAAGTATTTTCTTATATTTCAGTGGCTTTCTGTAACCAAATTGGAAAAGTGGAACAAGATGACTTGAAAAGTGGAAGCAGTTCTGTGCGCTCAGAAATAAAAGAACAGTTCTCTCGTGTTGGTGGGGTTGCTGTAGAGTTTTGTGTCCATATAAAACGGACTGATATCCTGTTTGATGAAATTTTCTCCAAGTTTGTGGCCATTCAACATAGAG ATACATTTTTGGAGCTTTTGGAGCCATACATATTGAAGGACATGCTCGGGTCCTTACCTCCTGAG ATTATGCAAGCACTGGTAGAGCATTATAGCAGCAAAGGGTGGTTGCAGCGAGTAGAACAATGTGTTCTGCATATGGACATCTCTTCCTTGGATTTTAATCAG GTTGTCAGGCTCTGCCGTGAACATGGATTATATGGTGCTTTGGTGTATCTATTCAATAAAGGATTGGATGATTTCAGAGCACCTTTAGAGGAATTATTAATAGTATCACGAAATAGTGCAAAAGAAAGTGCTGCTGCCCTCGG GTATAGAATGCTTGTTTATCTGAAGTATTGCTTTTCAGGTCTTGCCTTTCCACCAG GACATGGAGCTCTTTCAGCTAAACGTTTGCCATCTGTTAGGACAGAACTTATTCAGTTTTTATTAGAGAATTCCAGTGCCCCGAATTCTCTAGTAGCTTCAAGATTGTCAGCAAGAGGAATGTATCTAAACTTGTATCATCTTTTAGAATTGGATACTGAAGCTACTTTGGATGTTCTGAGGTTGGCTTTTCTAGATGAAGGAAACCCAGCACCACAGGGCTCTTCAAATTTTAGTGCCAATGTACATATGGAGACTGAGCAAGAAAATGCTACACTCTTTGAAGTTGAGAATTTTCTGGCTCAAGATACTATAGATGCTCTTGTTAAAATCATTGAAGTAGATGTTTCTGAAGCAGCTGAAACTGCTACAGCTGATGATGATACTGGATCAGTTGAAGCATGGCCTTCAAAGAAAGACATGGGAAACGTGTTTGAATTCATTGCAGATCATGTTGCACGTAGAAAAGCTCATGTTCCAAGCAGTGTTCTGAGTAAAATTTTGGAGTATTTGACTTCGGACAGAATTTTCTCAGCAAGTAATCCTGAACATGTTGTCAAAACACTAAAACAGAGAGAGAAACAGATGCTCGCCCTTTTAGAAGTAGTGCCTGAGACTGAATGGAATTCAACTTATGTGTTAGATCTATGTGAGAAAGCGAGCTTTCACCAG GTTTGTGGTTTTATTTACACCATCAGAAGCCAGTATGTTGCTGCTCTTGATAGCTATATGAAAGATGTGGATGAACCAATACATACCTTTTGCTATATCAACAATACATTGCAGCAGCTCAGTATCACGGAGCAAAAAAGTTTTCTATCAGCTATCATGTCTAGAATTCCGGAGTTGGTTGTCTTATGCAG AGAGGGAACATTTTTGTTGGTCATTGACCATTTTAGTAGCTACACTGCACAAATTCTCTCTGAACTACATTCTCATCCAAAAAGCCTTTTTCTCTATTTGAAGACTGTTATTGAGGTTTACCTGTCTGGAACCCTAGACTTTTCGGGTTTAAATAAGGATGATATACTAGATACTTTTAGTGGAAGAAAAGTGAAACAGGAATTGACAGGGCTTCAAGCATACTTGGAAAGAATCTCTGAGTTTCCTAAGTTCATACGGAATAATCCTGTCCATGTGACTGATGATATGATAGAGCTTTATATGGAG TTATTGTGCCAATATGAGCGAAATTCCGTACTCAAATTCCTAGAAACTTTTGATAGCTACCGGGTAGAACACTGTTTACGCCTTTGCCAGGAATATGGAATAACAGACGCTGCTGCATTTTTATTGGAGAGAGTTGGTGATGTAGGAAGCGCTCTTTTACTTATAATTACTGCCCTCAACGATAAATTCCCTGACCTTGATACAGCTGTGGAAAATGTTATTTCAACTATGGCTTTACATGGCTCTACTGGCATTGACCTTTACAACACTGTTTCACAAAGAATTGAG GTTGATGACATCCGGAATATATTGAATGCCTGCATCGGATTGTGTCAGCGGAACACCCCTCGTTTGCAACCTGAAGAGTCAGAGACACTCTGGTTCAGATTACTTGACTC GTTTTGCTCACCTCTGATGGACTCGTATGCTGATAAAAGGCTATCAAAAGGGGATAATCATGTTGGAAAGCTAGATGGTACATTGGGTGACCAGGCAAATGAAGATGCTGTCATCAAGTGGAAAATCTCCAAGTCCCACAAAGGTGCCCATATACTGAGGAAATTGTTCTCCCAGTTCATCAAAGAGATTGTTGAAGGAATGATAGGATACGTTCGCCTTCCAACAATCATGTCAAAACTCCTCTCTGATAATGGCAGCCAGGAATTTGGTGACTTCAAAATTACGATATTGGGGATGCTTGGAACTTATGGCTTTGAGAGGAGAATTCTG GATACCGCCAAGTCCTTGATAGAAGACGATTCGTTCTATACCATGAGTTTACTCAAGAAGGGTGCATCTCATGGGTATGCCCCTCGGAGTCTGATGTGTTGTATATGTACCTGCCTTCTCACCAAAGATTCCCCTAGTTTTCAGATCCGAATTTTCAATTGCGGCCATGCAACTCATCTTCAATGTGAATATGAAAGCGAGTCAAGTAAAGGTTCGTTGTCAGGTTGCCCACTTTGTATGCCTAAGAAGAACACTCAGAGACCTAGAAATAAATCAGTCCAGCCTGAGAATGGGTTAGTAAATAAAGTTCCATCAAGATACAAAAGAGCACAAGGAACTGCCACTTTACATCCATATGAAGATTCATTAGACAGTTCATATGGCCTGCAACACATATCACGG TTTGAGATCTTGACTAGCCTACAGAAAGACCGGAGATTAGTCCAGATAGAAAATATTCCTCAGTTGAGGCTTGCTCCGCCAGCTGTTTATCATGAAAGGATAAAGAAAGGACATGAGCTTTTGGCCGGGGAGAGTAGCAGTAGTATAGCGAAAGTTGAAAAATCGAGCAAAGCAAGGGCATCGTCTCGCCGTTTCCAATTTAAATCAAGTATATTTG GCAAAGAGAGAACAAGCAGACGGTGA
- the LOC136217372 gene encoding uncharacterized protein isoform X2: MVSLAEADNLEDGMGSFKDDETGLAAAVDDETSSLSDIAELVEERIGQLESERISKRAEKKHRPTMKPLELAEELEKKQASTGLHWEEGAAAQPMKLEGVRRGSTTLGYFDIDVSNTITRTIGSQAFRRDHGSPQVLAVHPNYIAVGMSKGVIVVVPSRYSPYNVDNMDAKMLILGLQGDRSHALVTSMCFNQQGDLLLAGYGDGHITVWDVQRATAVKVITGDHTAPVVHALFLGQDSQVTRQFKAVTGDSKGLVLLHAFSVVPLLNRFTIKTTCLLDGQKTGTVLSASPLLFDESFGAALSSSQGNTSLTSGSISNMMGGVVGGDAGWKLFSEGSSVIEEGVVILVTHQTALVVRLTPTLKVYAQLSKPDGVREGSMPYTAWKCTMQSCSSSSENATVDAAEHVSFLAIAWDRKVQVAKLVKSELKIYGTWSVDSAAIGVVWLDAHMLVVLTLTGQLYLFAKDGTIIHQTSVAVDGSGGDDLVAYHTHFMNIYGNPEKAYHNCLAIRGASLYILGPMHLIVSRLLPWKERIQVLRRAGDWMGALNMSMTLYDGQAHGVIDLPRSVDAVQETVMPYLVELLLSYVEEVFSYISVAFCNQIGKVEQDDLKSGSSSVRSEIKEQFSRVGGVAVEFCVHIKRTDILFDEIFSKFVAIQHRDTFLELLEPYILKDMLGSLPPEIMQALVEHYSSKGWLQRVEQCVLHMDISSLDFNQVVRLCREHGLYGALVYLFNKGLDDFRAPLEELLIVSRNSAKESAAALGYRMLVYLKYCFSGLAFPPGHGALSAKRLPSVRTELIQFLLENSSAPNSLVASRLSARGMYLNLYHLLELDTEATLDVLRLAFLDEGNPAPQGSSNFSANVHMETEQENATLFEVENFLAQDTIDALVKIIEVDVSEAAETATADDDTGSVEAWPSKKDMGNVFEFIADHVARRKAHVPSSVLSKILEYLTSDRIFSASNPEHVVKTLKQREKQMLALLEVVPETEWNSTYVLDLCEKASFHQVCGFIYTIRSQYVAALDSYMKDVDEPIHTFCYINNTLQQLSITEQKSFLSAIMSRIPELVVLCREGTFLLVIDHFSSYTAQILSELHSHPKSLFLYLKTVIEVYLSGTLDFSGLNKDDILDTFSGRKVKQELTGLQAYLERISEFPKFIRNNPVHVTDDMIELYMELLCQYERNSVLKFLETFDSYRVEHCLRLCQEYGITDAAAFLLERVGDVGSALLLIITALNDKFPDLDTAVENVISTMALHGSTGIDLYNTVSQRIEVDDIRNILNACIGLCQRNTPRLQPEESETLWFRLLDSFCSPLMDSYADKRLSKGDNHVGKLDGTLGDQANEDAVIKWKISKSHKGAHILRKLFSQFIKEIVEGMIGYVRLPTIMSKLLSDNGSQEFGDFKITILGMLGTYGFERRILDTAKSLIEDDSFYTMSLLKKGASHGYAPRSLMCCICTCLLTKDSPSFQIRIFNCGHATHLQCEYESESSKGSLSGCPLCMPKKNTQRPRNKSVQPENGLVNKVPSRYKRAQGTATLHPYEDSLDSSYGLQHISRFEILTSLQKDRRLVQIENIPQLRLAPPAVYHERIKKGHELLAGESSSSIAKVEKSSKARASSRRFQFKSSIFGKERTSRR; the protein is encoded by the exons ATGGTGTCCTTAGCAGAGGCAGATAATTTGGAGGACGGTATGGGGAGCTTTAAAGATGACGAGACAGGTCTTGCTGCTGCTGTTGATGACGAGACAAGTTCATTAAGTGACATTGCTGAGCTTGTGGAAGAGAGAATTGGGCAGCTGGAGAGTGAAAGGATTAGTAAAAGAGCCGAGAAGAAGCATAGGCCCACTATGAAGCCTCTTGAATTGGCAGAAGAACTTGAGAAAAAACAGGCTTCTACTGGTTTGCATTGGGAGGAGGGTGCAGCCGCTCAGCCAATGAAGCTTGAGGGTGTTCGTAGGGGGTCTACCACTTTGGGATATTTTGACATTGATGTTAGCAATACCATTACAAGGACTATTGGATCACAAGCATTTAGGCGAGATCATGGTTCCCCACAAGTCCTGGCAGTTCATCCTAACTACATTGCAGTGGGAATGTCAAAAGGTGTCATAGTAGTTGTCCCAAGTAGATACTCTCCTTATAATGTTGACAACATGGATGCAAAG ATGCTAATACTTGGTCTGCAAGGAGATAGATCACATGCACTTGTAACTTCCATGTGCTTCAATCAACAAGGTGACCTGCTCTTGGCTGGATACGGAGATGGTCACATTACTGTTTGGGATGTCCAGAGAGCAACAGCAGTGAAAGTTATAACAGGGGACCATACAGCACCAGTAGTACATGCATTATTCCTTGGCCAGGATTCTCAAGTTACTCGCCAATTTAAAGCAGTTACTGGTGATAGTAAGGGTCTGGTTCTTTTACATGCCTTCTCCGTAGTTCCCTTGCTTAACAGGTTCACCATCAAAACAACG TGTCTTCTTGATGGACAAAAAACCGGCACTGTACTATCAGCTTCACCCCTCCTTTTTGATGAATCGTTCGGAGCTGCTTTGTCATCATCACAGGGAAATACTTCACTTACATCAGGCAGCATTAGTAACATGATGGGAGGAGTAGTTGGAGGAGATGCAGGATGGAAACTATTCAGTGAGGGCTCTTCTGTGATTGAAGAAGGTGTGGTCATACTCGTCACCCATCAAACTGCTCTGGTG GTTAGGCTTACTCCCACTTTAAAAGTCTATGCACAACTCTCCAAACCAGATGGAGTTCGGGAGGGTTCCATGCCGTACACTGCATGGAAATGCACTATGCAATCATGCAGTTCATCATCAG AAAATGCTACTGTGGATGCAGCAGAGCATGTTTCATTTCTTGCAATTGCATGGGACCGGAAAGTTCAAGTTGCAAAGTTGGTCAAATCAGAATTGAAAATATATGGAACTTGGTCAGTGGACAGTGCAGCCATAGGTGTGGTTTGGTTGGATGCTCAT ATGCTGGTGGTCCTTACGTTGACTGGACAGCTTTATTTGTTTGCCAAGGATGGTACCATAATTCACCAGACTAGCGTAGCTGTTGATGGCTCAGGAGGTGATGATCTTGTTGCATATCATACCCACTTCATGAATATTTATGGGAATCCGGAGAAAGCCTATCACAATTGTCTAGCAATAAGAGGAGCTTCTTTATACATACTTGGACCAATGCATCTTATAGTTTCACGTCTTCTCCCATGGAAGGAACGGATACAAGTTCTTCGAAGAGCAGGGGATTGGATGGGTGCCTTGAATATGTCTATGACACTTTATGATGGCCAAGCTCATGGTGTTATTGACCTTCCGAGATCTGTAGATGCCGTACAAGAAACTGTAATGCCCTATCTGGTAGAGTTGTTATTGTCATATGTAGAGGAAGTATTTTCTTATATTTCAGTGGCTTTCTGTAACCAAATTGGAAAAGTGGAACAAGATGACTTGAAAAGTGGAAGCAGTTCTGTGCGCTCAGAAATAAAAGAACAGTTCTCTCGTGTTGGTGGGGTTGCTGTAGAGTTTTGTGTCCATATAAAACGGACTGATATCCTGTTTGATGAAATTTTCTCCAAGTTTGTGGCCATTCAACATAGAG ATACATTTTTGGAGCTTTTGGAGCCATACATATTGAAGGACATGCTCGGGTCCTTACCTCCTGAG ATTATGCAAGCACTGGTAGAGCATTATAGCAGCAAAGGGTGGTTGCAGCGAGTAGAACAATGTGTTCTGCATATGGACATCTCTTCCTTGGATTTTAATCAG GTTGTCAGGCTCTGCCGTGAACATGGATTATATGGTGCTTTGGTGTATCTATTCAATAAAGGATTGGATGATTTCAGAGCACCTTTAGAGGAATTATTAATAGTATCACGAAATAGTGCAAAAGAAAGTGCTGCTGCCCTCGG GTATAGAATGCTTGTTTATCTGAAGTATTGCTTTTCAGGTCTTGCCTTTCCACCAG GACATGGAGCTCTTTCAGCTAAACGTTTGCCATCTGTTAGGACAGAACTTATTCAGTTTTTATTAGAGAATTCCAGTGCCCCGAATTCTCTAGTAGCTTCAAGATTGTCAGCAAGAGGAATGTATCTAAACTTGTATCATCTTTTAGAATTGGATACTGAAGCTACTTTGGATGTTCTGAGGTTGGCTTTTCTAGATGAAGGAAACCCAGCACCACAGGGCTCTTCAAATTTTAGTGCCAATGTACATATGGAGACTGAGCAAGAAAATGCTACACTCTTTGAAGTTGAGAATTTTCTGGCTCAAGATACTATAGATGCTCTTGTTAAAATCATTGAAGTAGATGTTTCTGAAGCAGCTGAAACTGCTACAGCTGATGATGATACTGGATCAGTTGAAGCATGGCCTTCAAAGAAAGACATGGGAAACGTGTTTGAATTCATTGCAGATCATGTTGCACGTAGAAAAGCTCATGTTCCAAGCAGTGTTCTGAGTAAAATTTTGGAGTATTTGACTTCGGACAGAATTTTCTCAGCAAGTAATCCTGAACATGTTGTCAAAACACTAAAACAGAGAGAGAAACAGATGCTCGCCCTTTTAGAAGTAGTGCCTGAGACTGAATGGAATTCAACTTATGTGTTAGATCTATGTGAGAAAGCGAGCTTTCACCAG GTTTGTGGTTTTATTTACACCATCAGAAGCCAGTATGTTGCTGCTCTTGATAGCTATATGAAAGATGTGGATGAACCAATACATACCTTTTGCTATATCAACAATACATTGCAGCAGCTCAGTATCACGGAGCAAAAAAGTTTTCTATCAGCTATCATGTCTAGAATTCCGGAGTTGGTTGTCTTATGCAG AGAGGGAACATTTTTGTTGGTCATTGACCATTTTAGTAGCTACACTGCACAAATTCTCTCTGAACTACATTCTCATCCAAAAAGCCTTTTTCTCTATTTGAAGACTGTTATTGAGGTTTACCTGTCTGGAACCCTAGACTTTTCGGGTTTAAATAAGGATGATATACTAGATACTTTTAGTGGAAGAAAAGTGAAACAGGAATTGACAGGGCTTCAAGCATACTTGGAAAGAATCTCTGAGTTTCCTAAGTTCATACGGAATAATCCTGTCCATGTGACTGATGATATGATAGAGCTTTATATGGAG TTATTGTGCCAATATGAGCGAAATTCCGTACTCAAATTCCTAGAAACTTTTGATAGCTACCGGGTAGAACACTGTTTACGCCTTTGCCAGGAATATGGAATAACAGACGCTGCTGCATTTTTATTGGAGAGAGTTGGTGATGTAGGAAGCGCTCTTTTACTTATAATTACTGCCCTCAACGATAAATTCCCTGACCTTGATACAGCTGTGGAAAATGTTATTTCAACTATGGCTTTACATGGCTCTACTGGCATTGACCTTTACAACACTGTTTCACAAAGAATTGAG GTTGATGACATCCGGAATATATTGAATGCCTGCATCGGATTGTGTCAGCGGAACACCCCTCGTTTGCAACCTGAAGAGTCAGAGACACTCTGGTTCAGATTACTTGACTC GTTTTGCTCACCTCTGATGGACTCGTATGCTGATAAAAGGCTATCAAAAGGGGATAATCATGTTGGAAAGCTAGATGGTACATTGGGTGACCAGGCAAATGAAGATGCTGTCATCAAGTGGAAAATCTCCAAGTCCCACAAAGGTGCCCATATACTGAGGAAATTGTTCTCCCAGTTCATCAAAGAGATTGTTGAAGGAATGATAGGATACGTTCGCCTTCCAACAATCATGTCAAAACTCCTCTCTGATAATGGCAGCCAGGAATTTGGTGACTTCAAAATTACGATATTGGGGATGCTTGGAACTTATGGCTTTGAGAGGAGAATTCTG GATACCGCCAAGTCCTTGATAGAAGACGATTCGTTCTATACCATGAGTTTACTCAAGAAGGGTGCATCTCATGGGTATGCCCCTCGGAGTCTGATGTGTTGTATATGTACCTGCCTTCTCACCAAAGATTCCCCTAGTTTTCAGATCCGAATTTTCAATTGCGGCCATGCAACTCATCTTCAATGTGAATATGAAAGCGAGTCAAGTAAAGGTTCGTTGTCAGGTTGCCCACTTTGTATGCCTAAGAAGAACACTCAGAGACCTAGAAATAAATCAGTCCAGCCTGAGAATGGGTTAGTAAATAAAGTTCCATCAAGATACAAAAGAGCACAAGGAACTGCCACTTTACATCCATATGAAGATTCATTAGACAGTTCATATGGCCTGCAACACATATCACGG TTTGAGATCTTGACTAGCCTACAGAAAGACCGGAGATTAGTCCAGATAGAAAATATTCCTCAGTTGAGGCTTGCTCCGCCAGCTGTTTATCATGAAAGGATAAAGAAAGGACATGAGCTTTTGGCCGGGGAGAGTAGCAGTAGTATAGCGAAAGTTGAAAAATCGAGCAAAGCAAGGGCATCGTCTCGCCGTTTCCAATTTAAATCAAGTATATTTG GCAAAGAGAGAACAAGCAGACGGTGA